The DNA segment TCTCCATCAACGACCACCAGCCGTGGAACGCGCTGAAGCTGATCGAGACGGGCGTGGTCGACACGGTCCAGGTGATCTACAACATCTTCGACCAAAGCCCCGAGGACGAGCTCTTCCCAGCCTGCCAGCGGCACGACGTGGGGGTCATCGTCCGGGTGCCCCTGGACGAGGGCGGCCTCACGGGCAAGATCACCCCCGAGACCACCTTCCCGCACGGGGACTTCCGCACCCACTACTTCCGGGGAGACCGGAAGCGCGAGGTGCAGCAGCGGGTGGAGCGAATCGCCGCGGATCTGGGGATCACGGTGGAAGAGGTGCCCGAGGCGGCCCTCCGCTTCACCCTGAGCCACCCCTCCGTTTCCACGGTGATCCCGGGCATGCGCTCGGTACGGAACGTGGAGCGGAACAGCGCGGCCGGCGACGGGAAGGGCCTGCCGCCCGCGCAGGTGGAGAGACTGCGGGCGCACCGCTGGATCCGGAACTTCTACGAGTAAGGTCGGCTCGAATGAGACGGCGTGCTGGGGGTGGGGCCACCGCCCCACCCCCAGAGGTCGTTCCAGGGAAGGCTCGCCCCGCGCCGGGTCCGCCTAGCGGCGCGCGCCTTGGGCCATGGCCCGGATGGTCTCCACCACCTCGGGGTTGGCCAGGGTGGTGACGTCGCCCACGTCGTCGCTGCCGTTGGAGATGGCCGCCAGGATCCGCCGCATGATCTTGCCCGAGCGGGTCTTGGGCATGTCGGGGACGATGTGGATCGACCGGGGCCGGGCGATGGGGCTGATCTCCTTCACCACCGCCTCGCTGATGCGCTTCACCAGCCCGTCGCCGGCCTCGTAGCCGGGGTGCAGCGACACGTAGAGGTCCGGCACCGTGCCCTTCAGCTCGTCGCGGGCGGCCACCACCGCCGCCTCGGCCACCTCGGGGACGCTGAGGGCCGCGTTCTCGATCTCCTTGGTGCCCAGCCGGTGTCCGGCCACGTTGATGACATCGTCGATGCGGCCGAGGATGCGGATGTAGCCGTCCTCAGCCTGCATGGCGCCGTCGCCCGCCATGTAGGGCCAGTCGCGCCAGTCCTGGCTGCCGGGGTCCTTGTTGAACCGGGCGAAGTAGGTCCGCACGTACCGGTCCGGATCGCCCCAGATAGTCTGGAACTGGCCGGGCCACGGGTTCCGGATGCAGAGGTAGCCGGCCCGGCCGGACCCGGCCGGGATCTCGTTGCCGTTCTCGTCGAAGACGACGGGGTAGACGCCCAACACCCCAGGGCCGGCGCTGCCGGGCTTCATGGCGTGCAGCGCCGGGGCCGTGGAGCAGAGGAAGCCGCCGGTTTCGGTCTGCCACCAGGTGTCGACGATGACTGCCTCGCCCTTGCCCACCACGTGGTAGTACCAGCGCCAGACGTCGGGCTCGATGGGCTCGCCCACGGTGGTCATGTGCTTGAAGTGGTAGTGGTACTTCCCGGGCTCCTCGGGCCCCGCCTTGCGCAGGCCCCGGATGGCGGTGGGCGAGGTGTGGAAGATGTTCACGCCCAACTCCTCGGCGATGCGCCAGGGGCGGCCGGCGTCGGGGTAGGTGGGCACACCCTCGTAGACCACCGTGGAGGCGCCCAGGGCCAGCGGCCCGTAGACGATGTACGAGTGGCCGGTGATCCAGCCGATGTCGGCCATGCACCAGTAGACGTCCTCGGGATGGAGGTCCTGGTAGTACTTGGTGGTGCCGGCCACGTAGGAGAGGTAGCCGCCGATGCTGTGCTGCGCCCCCTTGGGCTTGCCCGTGGAGCCGCTGGTGTACATGAGGAAGAGCGGGTCCTCGGCCGGCATGGAGACCGGCTCCACGGTTCGGTGGCGGTACTCCTTGAGAAGGTCGTTGACGAGGACGTCCCGCCCCTCGACCAGCGGGGTGGGGCTCGAGGTCCTCCCCGGGTGCCGCTGCCATACCAGCACCTTGTCGACCGTGAGGCCCTCCTTGGCTGCCTCCGCCACGGTAACGTCGGCCTTCTCCTTGTGGTCCAGGAGCTTGCCGTTGCGGTAATAGGCGTCCATGGTGACCAGCACGCGGGAGCCGGAGTCCACCATCCGCTCTGCGGCCGCCTTGCCGCTGAACCCGCCGAAGACCACCGAGTGGATGGCCCCCAGGCGGGCGCAGGCCAGCATGGCGA comes from the Limnochorda pilosa genome and includes:
- a CDS encoding aldo/keto reductase, yielding MNHRRLGRTALQVSEIGYGAWGIGKSMWIGAQDDESLRALHRAIELGVNFIDTALVYGDGHSEQLVGQVVRDHAETIYVATKVPPKNGEWPARAGVPAEEAFPGDHVRASAEQSLRNLGMEAVDLLQLHVWSDEWVGRGDWLEAVQRLKEEGKIRFFGVSINDHQPWNALKLIETGVVDTVQVIYNIFDQSPEDELFPACQRHDVGVIVRVPLDEGGLTGKITPETTFPHGDFRTHYFRGDRKREVQQRVERIAADLGITVEEVPEAALRFTLSHPSVSTVIPGMRSVRNVERNSAAGDGKGLPPAQVERLRAHRWIRNFYE
- the acs gene encoding acetate--CoA ligase, with translation MADQNHVTPSEAEIAVHWGEEEYYHPSPEFIAQANLADRKAYERFSLEHFPECFKEYADLLDWDRYWETTLDTSNPPFWKWFVGGRLNAAHNCVDRHLPRHRNKTAIHFVPEPEDEPIQHVTYQELYLRVNEFAALLRDFAGVEAGDRVTIHMPMVAELPIAMLACARLGAIHSVVFGGFSGKAAAERMVDSGSRVLVTMDAYYRNGKLLDHKEKADVTVAEAAKEGLTVDKVLVWQRHPGRTSSPTPLVEGRDVLVNDLLKEYRHRTVEPVSMPAEDPLFLMYTSGSTGKPKGAQHSIGGYLSYVAGTTKYYQDLHPEDVYWCMADIGWITGHSYIVYGPLALGASTVVYEGVPTYPDAGRPWRIAEELGVNIFHTSPTAIRGLRKAGPEEPGKYHYHFKHMTTVGEPIEPDVWRWYYHVVGKGEAVIVDTWWQTETGGFLCSTAPALHAMKPGSAGPGVLGVYPVVFDENGNEIPAGSGRAGYLCIRNPWPGQFQTIWGDPDRYVRTYFARFNKDPGSQDWRDWPYMAGDGAMQAEDGYIRILGRIDDVINVAGHRLGTKEIENAALSVPEVAEAAVVAARDELKGTVPDLYVSLHPGYEAGDGLVKRISEAVVKEISPIARPRSIHIVPDMPKTRSGKIMRRILAAISNGSDDVGDVTTLANPEVVETIRAMAQGARR